GAATGACTTCAGGATCGACTGGAGCCGCGGGCGCATGTTCTGCTGCTTGCACGCATCCGCCATGCTCACCATCATCTGCTCTTGCTCGGAGAGACTCTTCCCCGATCGCGTGAGACGTTCGGAGAGGACGATGGCCTTGAGCGCGTCGATGGACTGTTCCAGTCGGTCGTTCACAAGAATATAGTCGTATTCGGGATATTTCTCAATTTCCTTTGTGGCAGTTTGCAGGCGCCGCTGGATGGTCTCCTCGGTGACGGGGTGCCCGGCCAGGGCGTCGGCGTCGCTGCGGCGGTGAAGACGGCGCTGCAATTCTTCGCGCGACGGCGGCAGCACGAAGATGGTGATCGCTTCCGGAAGCCTGCCCTTGATCTGCGCCGCTCCCTGGACGTCGATATCGAGCAGCAGGTCCTGGCCGCGGCGGTTCGCGTCGTCCAGGAAGCGTCGCGCGGTCCCGTAATGGTTACCGAATACCTCCGCGTGCTCCAGGAACTCGTCACGCCGGAGCATGCGATCGAACTCCTCGCGCGACACAAAATAATATTCTCGACCGTTCTGCTCGGAACCGCGCGGCTTGCGCGTGGTGTAGGAGATGGAAAACTCGAGCCCGGCGACGACCTTGCGCAGCTCGTTGACCAGCGTGCTCTTCCCCGAACCCGACGGGGCCGAAATGATGTAGATGAGGCCGTTCACTCGACGTTCTGCACCTGTTCGCGCGACTTCTCGATCTCGGACTTCATGGCCAGGCCAAGCTCGGTGATGCGTAGGCCCTCGCCGGCCACGCCCGCGGTCTTCGAGAGCAAGGTGTTGGCCTCGCGGTTCATCTCCTGCAAGAGGAAGTCGAGCTTCTTGCCGACCTCGCCGCCGGCATCCAGCAGGCCGATAAAGTGCTGGATGTGCGTGTTCAAGCGCACGATCTCCTCCTGGACGTCGCTTCGCTCGGCGAGCAGGGCGGCCTCCTGGAGGATGCGGTCCTGGTCGGCGTGCCCGCCGATGAGTTCCTTCATGCGGGCCTGCACCTTTTCCAGGTAGGCGCGGGAGACGGCGGCGCGCAGCTTCTCGACCTCGCTGTTGGCGGCCTGGAGATGGCGCATGCGCTCGCGGAGCTCGCGATCGATGCCGCGGCCCTCCTCGTCACGCATGACGTTGAGCAGGCCGATGGCCTCTTCCAGCTTCTGCACCACCATGGCGTCGAGCCGCTCGTCCACCGGGCCCTCGGAGCTGCCCATCGCACCCGGCAGGCGCAGGACCGCGTTCAGGTCGGGCTCAGCGGTGATGCCGAACTCTTTGGCGGCCGCGCGGAAAGCGCCAATGTATCCGCTCACCAGCTCGCGGTTGAGCGCGAAGCCGTTGCTGGAAGCCCTCTCGACGGTCAGCGTCAGCTCCACGTGCCCGCGTGCCAGCTTGTCTTTCAAAAGGCGGCGGAGTTTCATCTCCAGCGCGTCGGTCTGGTTGGGCATGCGCAGGTGCAGGTCAAGGAAGCGGTGGTTGACGGACTTGAGCGAGAGGGAAAAGGAAATGTCCTCGCGCGCCTGTCCTGTGACGCTGGCGAACGCCGTCATGGAGCGGATGGGCATATTGTCAGTCGGGCGAACCGGCCTGGACCCGCGGCTGCTCCAGGTCCACGAACTGCAAATCATACAACCTGCGATAGGTCCCGAGGCGTCCGAGCAGGTCCTCGTGGGTGCCGGCGTCGGTGATGGCGCCGTTCTCCAGCACCACAATGCGGTCGGCCCGCCGCACGGTCGAAAGCCGGTGGGCGATGACGAACACCGTGCGGCCAGCCATCAGGTTCTGTAAGGCTGATTGCACCAGAGACTCGGACTCGGAGTCCAGTGCCGAGGTCGCCTCGTCGAGAATAAGGATAGGGGCATTCTTCAGGATGGCGCGGGCGATGGCGATGCGCTGGCGCTCGCCGCCGGAGAGGCGCACACCCTTCTCGCCGATCACGGTGTTGTAACCCTCGGGCATGGCGGTGATGAAGTCGTCGGCCAGCGCGGCCCTGGCGGCATCGCGGACGGCGTCCAGGGAGACGTGCGGCTGGCCGTAGGCGATGTTATTGCGCACCGTGTCGTTGAAAAGAATGGTCTCCTGGGTGACGATGCCGA
The window above is part of the Terriglobia bacterium genome. Proteins encoded here:
- a CDS encoding YicC family protein: MPIRSMTAFASVTGQAREDISFSLSLKSVNHRFLDLHLRMPNQTDALEMKLRRLLKDKLARGHVELTLTVERASSNGFALNRELVSGYIGAFRAAAKEFGITAEPDLNAVLRLPGAMGSSEGPVDERLDAMVVQKLEEAIGLLNVMRDEEGRGIDRELRERMRHLQAANSEVEKLRAAVSRAYLEKVQARMKELIGGHADQDRILQEAALLAERSDVQEEIVRLNTHIQHFIGLLDAGGEVGKKLDFLLQEMNREANTLLSKTAGVAGEGLRITELGLAMKSEIEKSREQVQNVE
- the gmk gene encoding guanylate kinase yields the protein MNGLIYIISAPSGSGKSTLVNELRKVVAGLEFSISYTTRKPRGSEQNGREYYFVSREEFDRMLRRDEFLEHAEVFGNHYGTARRFLDDANRRGQDLLLDIDVQGAAQIKGRLPEAITIFVLPPSREELQRRLHRRSDADALAGHPVTEETIQRRLQTATKEIEKYPEYDYILVNDRLEQSIDALKAIVLSERLTRSGKSLSEQEQMMVSMADACKQQNMRPRLQSILKSFGLPPAPSGD